The genomic region gttaacaaggaattgtttacagacacacagacgcacatactacgttcACATTACCATCGCACAAAAACTAGTAGCATGGACATTTTCAGAAAGGCTCATGAGGGGTATGACCAATGAAGACATACAGCATTAAAAGTTTCACCACTATGACATGGACCATCACTTTTCACAAAATGATGCCAAATCAAAAGCCCTGGTCATTTTCTGGTCGAGTTTCATTATCATACATTGTCGAGTTCTTGCACGTAAATGTGGTCTGGGTTGACCATGACCATAACagtggtcatctactagtcaacTGCATAGTTTTATGGATCAAGGCCAATATGTTATTGCGGACAAAGATTTCTTAAGAAGAATCATCTGTGGCCTACGACCCTCTCACCCAGAAGTAAAGTTTCATGGTTGTAGTTCAATGATTCATTCCTTAGCTTGGTTATTGTGCGGACAATGTTTgcgatgaccttgacctcctGGACCTCAAAACAAGAAGTCTTCTTGCTAGAGGCAATCTTTGTCATGCTACTTCCTCAAACCATTTTCTTCCCATTGCCTTTTACTTGTATAATGACTGACCAGTACTTTTCTACAGATCAAGGACAATCAATAAAAAAGATCCATATTCATTTCTCATACTATTCTCTAGTTCTTGCAAGCACAAATTGTCACAATAACAGACTGATCTCAAAATCTCCAAGTTATAGACAACAAAAATGCTAAGTTTCATGGTCTTAGGCCAAATGCAATAATGGTCATCGATTTGTGAATACCTAAACTGGAGGTCAAACAAATGCCTGTTAAATGAACAGACAGTTTTCATAACAATGTTGGGCATGACCCACAAAATTATAACGGTCATGGATGATCAAACAATCCATCAGTGCAGTTTCATGGTACAAGGTAAAACTGGTCCGTTTTAAAACGACTGTCGGCCATGACCTCAGGGTCACCAAAAGTTCTTCTTGTGCCTGCAAGACTTGGACTACCACTATTTGCAAACCTGATACCTCTCTTCTAGTTAAAGAGGATCATTATAATCAGTGCCACAGTGTGGTGCAATCTCATTTGAAATATTGCTTCATGCTCATGAACATTGTTACCCAGGTGGAAAAAGAGGTCAATTCCGACATCCCAAAAGGCTGTTACCAATCAgtaaatattgtcatttgaCTGGTTATCCAACTTtgatgttagtttgtttttaccaagtttggtcaagacaAAAAGTTCAGAAAAAGAACATTAAGTTTAAGATACTCAATGTGTACattagtgatgttccgatgatcgattataatcgaaaatcgattggttgggcctgaaatcggcgacaatcgatagtatttagttataatcaattatcgaaaaaaaaaaaagtaagtgttcagatgttatctttaacaaaatggctgatgaaagccacaatgagcaagaaaatgaactattttttatacaacaacacttaataacttcaatcatagacataaggtaatgaatataatgattaagagtttaatactgtacatgaataaaactgcaactcaggtactatctagtattttaaaaaccgattgtactacagataatcggttacttgagtggaaccgatcatccatagtaaaattgcaaccgattcccaacactagtgtACATATTGCCCGAGACTTGGTTGAACAGTCAATGTTTTGATATGGATCCATCCAAATGTTTTAACTTGCTGTATTACCATTATGGACATGTTATATTCGTGGACATCCAAGGTCCTTGATACTATAGAATTAATTTTAACCTCGTTTTACAGTTAGCATTCAACAAATAGCGGCTTGTATTGTGCATGTCCAAAAGCATGTTGTCTACTTTTGAaactattcaaatatttttattcccAGGAGAGGGTACTAGACAAATTACAGGTTTCCAGGATTTATTATCTGTCAGTATGCATGTGCATTATTTCAAGATGCACTCttgctcccaaataagattttccacaactaatacaattcaattgttttattgcacCAAAAAGGATCATCatgcagggcttccattaaaggaagtttggatgtatattactccctagaaatgggttaaaacttcaaaaattaattccttgaatgtacaaaaacttccgtaattttgaagaaaacttcaaaagttgaaagcttggaagttcaaaatatcaaaacctggtgtcaatattacttttatggtcacaatttcaatcagacttaaattaaaatgaattatcatAACATAAATCTGTGAATTTTGCAGTAgagttgcaaattatttgatttttaacaaacaagtttaaataagtggatttttttttgtatttgggCGACTAACACTTCCaaatttcagtgtaaaacttccaatattgatggacaggaagttcatacttccagtttcaaattattAATAGAAGCCCTGGGATGAATAAATTCTTGAAAACGATGGTTCTTATCAAGGAtacagtttaatttgaaaggtgcagaaaacaatatttctaccttatgagacgatagatcacagtaaatcctaaaggaaatatttttgtgttttcagctatttattacaatcttgtcatcagtaattaatactttccataaatgcattatttagtgagcCTGGAGTTAAGATTTATCACTCAGAATTCAGtatgttacacatgtgtatgtattgattttgagtaagagtgttactttaaaAATCATCCCGTTCCAAAGTAAATTATACTGTTTGGAGATCCCTTGGTTCATACTTGAGTATTGAAAAAACACGGAAAGCTTCTGGCCTAAAGTATACCACATGACCAGTGAATATTACTTATTATGCAGCTTGGTTAGCAAACTTTGTGGCAGTGCTTGGCCTTATCTGACCAAAACCAAGATACCCTATTCCACCACAAGGCAATGACGAGCAATATTACCAAAGCTGGTCAAGTTGAAAAGGGTAATGTAGAGAAAGCTAGAAGGCAgttttaaacttggtcagaagACTACGTATACAGCATTCCAGCTGGTAACGCTACACCAAAGATACTATGCCAAGCTTGTTATAGATTGCCCAAGGTAAGAGTGGACAAGTGGGATGAAACTGATGGCCGTCAGATATGATTGAATTCTTATCTGTTTTCCATGCTACGCCAGTAAAACCATAACCAATTGTAAGTGTTCAAAATAAAACCacttttgtttcttatttatttagaCACATTTAAGCTTTAACAGCAAATTTTCTCATGGGATAGAGACGCTCCTTCCTCAATTGTTTCGCGGTCTTGAGTGATCGCTGGTGAGGAGTAAGGGCTCGTCTCAGAGCACGTGTCTTCTTGGGCCGGAGGTCCTTGGGCTTGTAaggtttgtttctgtagtatttACGCAGGTTCTCTTTCTGTGTCTGGTGGATCACAGTGAAAACGCGGGCAATGGACTTCCTCACCACACGGCTGAAATCACACCAAACATGAATGTTAATagcattttatatcaattattctGCAATAAATAATCTGCAGGTCACCTTTACATGCTGATAAACACATTGCACACTTAAAATTGAGGATAAACTAACTGTCAAGAAAGTATCCTGCAGTTAAAGTTGtcattaaaatttgataaacgGGTTTTACATTAAGCCACATCAGTCCTATCGATCCGTTATTAAAAGATCATCATGTTActtgaatgaaaacaattgatCATCATTTGTGGCTTAGTAAACTTGGTTTAGGATAACTCATGttattttactgtattttacatagataattttacttaattataAGTGGCTGACACTTCACAAATTTGATGTTCTTCAAACTTCATCAGTTACTTATAGTGGAAGTCAACACCTTTGTCATGTGTAACTGACATTGTATAATACCAAACCAAGTaagaacaagagatgtttgtcaaacattatgccccctgagcgccaagttgccagaaatatttggacaattgaatgaaatatgcatggactgaaatgacagctgatttgtcattggatgcatatgaggcaggtcatctactggtcatacctaatcttcatgtcaagtttgatgaccataggtccgggaattgttgagttatcactcggacaagctttggtcttccaacagaccgaccgacatgtgcaaagcaattatataacccctctgcttcgaaggggggcataattaaactagatgttcactgaaaactgatacttcaactcatgcatttagtgacatataaatttctactgtctactatataagaaaataaaatatggacaatcagaaaaccttttttcagcttacagtcacactgaccttgacctttgacccactgacctcaaaatcaatagggttcatctgctggtcatgaccaataagcctacctagtatgaggtccctgggtcaaagcgttctcaagttattgatcggaaaccgtttttcatgttaaggtcacactgaccttgacctttgacctcaaaatcaatagggttcatctgctggtcatgaccaatacacctaccaagtatgaggttcctgggtcaaagcgttctcaagttattgatcggaaaccgtttttcatgtaaaggtcacactgaccttgacctttgacccactgacctcaaaatcaatagggttcatctgctggtcatgaccaataagcctacctagtatgaggtccctgggtcaaagcgttctcaagttattgatcggaaaccgtttttcatgttaaggtcacactgaccttgacctttgacccactgacctcaaaatcaatagggttcatctgctggtcatgaccaatacacctaccaagtatgaggttcctgggtcaaagcgttctcaagttattgatcggaaaccgtttttcatgtaaaggtcacactgaccttgacctttgacccactgacctcaaaatcaatagggttcatctgctggtgatgaccaatacacataccaagtatgaggtccctcggtcaaagcgttctcaagttattgatcggaaaccatttggtattccgaccgaccgaccgaccgacagacagaccgaccgaccgaccgaccgacatgtgcaaaacaatataccccacttttttcaaaagggggcataaaaagttaattttgtTATGGCAGCTGTTAAGAAGTATGTATGCTCATGGCTTATTAACAAAACAGCTCAACTTGCAGTTACAGTTGCCATTATAAAGGCAATAGTATGATACCCATGGTATATAATGATACAATGTACACTGGGTCATTTTGCTATGAGATTATCGTAATCATGAACATTTAATGCAGCAGCTCCATAAGTGCAGAATGGGGACCTTTTCATAATGTAAGccaataaactgttttgtttttctatatttagtaacaaaacCTCTTTCTGAAGTCCTGGTTAATAGCATTTAATTGTGACATACAATTTCATTGGAAAGAGCTCCCTTACTtcattaatatttaagaaatggatGAACTAATGTAGTGAAAATGGAATCAAATACCAGGTTCGCTGACAATGAATAATGATGATTAATCCATGTGTTTTACATACAGCCACATCAGTCCTATCGATCCGTTATTAAAAGATCATCATGTAACTTGAATCAAAACAATTGATCATCATACGTGGCTGGTAAACTTGGTTAAGGGAAAATCATGTTACTCTAGTTCGGGTATTATACATGCCACTGTCATGaatagaattaaaacaaaacaagaccaGTTCACAAAAT from Mya arenaria isolate MELC-2E11 chromosome 3, ASM2691426v1 harbors:
- the LOC128227245 gene encoding 60S ribosomal protein L35-like; its protein translation is MAAVKVKAKELRGKKKEDLQKQLIDLKTELATLRVSKVTGGAASKLSKIRVVRKSIARVFTVIHQTQKENLRKYYRNKPYKPKDLRPKKTRALRRALTPHQRSLKTAKQLRKERLYPMRKFAVKA